One genomic segment of Streptomyces sp. RKND-216 includes these proteins:
- a CDS encoding nitric oxide synthase oxygenase: protein MHADPPFRGFPAQRLPSGWEAPPVAAAPASWGHAEGGFPGGGFAGGGHGDRPANPGGGQAGTAPHTGAEGTGVVDRAEAEDFLRLFYTEQPDQPVTFARRLYQIRAEVESTGTYAHTFEELAFGARVAWRNSARCIGRLYWNSLQVRDLRHVTAPDHIFAELCEHLRLAANGGRVRPVISVFAPDAPGRPGPRVWNDQLVRYAGHRRWDGGVDGDPGYTAFTEQLRRMGWQPQGTTHDLLPLVIDTPDDKPQMFDVPREVVLEIPLSHPDYPWFARLGLRWYAVPAISHMRMRVGGVDYGLAPFNGWYMGTEIGARNFVDADRYDLLPVVAREMGLDTRKESSLWKDRALVEINVAVLHSFETAGVKITDHHTESQRFLTHLAKEERQGRTVPTDWSWIVPPLSGGVTPVFHRYYDEGDLRPNFYLDPSARARSRGECPFGH from the coding sequence ATGCACGCCGACCCCCCTTTCAGAGGCTTTCCCGCGCAGCGCCTTCCCTCCGGGTGGGAGGCTCCCCCGGTCGCGGCTGCGCCCGCCTCCTGGGGGCATGCCGAAGGCGGCTTCCCCGGAGGCGGCTTCGCGGGCGGTGGCCACGGCGACCGGCCCGCGAATCCCGGCGGCGGACAGGCCGGGACGGCCCCGCACACCGGTGCCGAGGGGACGGGAGTGGTGGACAGGGCGGAGGCCGAGGACTTCCTCCGCCTCTTCTACACCGAGCAGCCCGATCAGCCCGTGACGTTCGCCCGCAGGCTCTACCAGATCCGCGCGGAGGTGGAGAGCACCGGCACCTACGCCCACACCTTCGAGGAGCTGGCCTTCGGCGCACGCGTCGCCTGGCGCAACTCGGCCCGCTGCATAGGTCGCCTCTACTGGAACAGTCTCCAGGTCCGCGACCTGCGCCACGTCACGGCACCGGATCACATTTTCGCCGAGCTGTGCGAGCACCTGCGACTGGCGGCCAACGGCGGCCGCGTGCGCCCGGTGATCTCCGTCTTCGCCCCGGACGCCCCTGGCCGGCCGGGGCCGCGCGTGTGGAACGACCAGCTTGTGCGCTACGCGGGGCACCGCCGTTGGGACGGGGGCGTCGACGGGGACCCGGGCTACACCGCGTTCACCGAACAGCTGCGCCGCATGGGCTGGCAGCCCCAGGGCACCACGCACGACCTGCTGCCGCTGGTGATCGACACACCCGACGACAAGCCCCAGATGTTCGACGTGCCGCGCGAGGTGGTGCTGGAGATACCGCTCTCGCACCCCGACTACCCGTGGTTCGCCCGACTCGGCCTGCGGTGGTACGCGGTGCCGGCCATCTCCCACATGCGGATGCGGGTCGGCGGAGTGGACTACGGTCTCGCTCCCTTCAACGGCTGGTACATGGGCACCGAGATCGGGGCCCGCAACTTCGTCGACGCCGACCGGTACGACCTGCTGCCCGTGGTCGCGCGGGAGATGGGTCTGGACACCCGCAAGGAGTCCTCCCTGTGGAAGGACCGGGCGCTCGTCGAGATCAACGTCGCGGTGCTGCACTCCTTCGAGACCGCCGGGGTGAAGATCACCGACCACCACACGGAGTCCCAGCGCTTCCTGACCCACCTCGCCAAGGAGGAGCGCCAGGGACGCACGGTCCCCACCGACTGGAGCTGGATCGTCCCGCCGCTCTCCGGCGGCGTCACCCCTGTCTTCCACCGCTACTACGACGAGGGCGATCTCCGGCCCAACTTCTACCTCGACCCCTCCGCGCGCGCCCGCAGCCGAGGCGAGTGCCCCTTCGGGCACTGA
- a CDS encoding DUF397 domain-containing protein — protein sequence MRDPRSADLVPNLHWRKSSYSNQDGGNCVEVADGHPTHTPVRDSKSPATGTLLFPAPAWQAFLTTLRRQTV from the coding sequence ATGCGTGACCCCCGCAGCGCCGACCTCGTGCCGAACCTCCACTGGCGCAAGTCGAGCTACAGCAACCAGGACGGCGGCAACTGCGTCGAGGTCGCCGACGGCCACCCCACGCACACCCCCGTCCGCGACTCCAAGTCCCCCGCCACAGGTACCCTCCTCTTCCCCGCCCCCGCCTGGCAGGCGTTCCTCACCACCCTCCGCCGACAAACCGTGTGA
- a CDS encoding class I SAM-dependent methyltransferase, with amino-acid sequence MGAHHIDRPADLDLVRESYDRVADNYAHMVLTTGIGDIRRHPWLKASIDAFADTVGGLGPVLDVGCGPGTVTAYLAERGLDASGVDLSPRMIENARRLYPQCRFGVASATDLALEPASLGGVLGWWSLFNLPRDVLPQVLAHFSRALKPGGHLLTATHVGDEDAARTEAYGGVPVRWTTYKWQPEQLTALLERAGLRPVAELRLPADEHTGPGVVLMAQRPT; translated from the coding sequence ATGGGCGCACACCACATCGACCGCCCGGCAGACCTCGACCTGGTCCGCGAATCCTATGACCGGGTGGCCGACAACTACGCCCACATGGTGCTCACGACAGGAATCGGCGACATCCGCCGCCATCCCTGGCTCAAGGCATCCATCGACGCCTTCGCCGACACCGTGGGCGGTCTCGGACCCGTACTGGACGTCGGCTGCGGGCCCGGCACCGTGACGGCCTACCTCGCCGAACGCGGACTCGACGCGTCCGGCGTCGACCTGTCACCCCGCATGATCGAGAACGCCCGTCGCCTCTACCCGCAGTGCCGCTTCGGCGTCGCCTCCGCCACCGACCTCGCCCTCGAACCGGCTTCCCTCGGCGGCGTACTCGGGTGGTGGTCCCTCTTCAACCTCCCCCGCGACGTCCTCCCCCAGGTCCTCGCCCACTTCTCTCGCGCCCTCAAGCCCGGCGGCCACCTCCTCACCGCCACCCACGTCGGCGACGAAGACGCGGCGCGCACCGAAGCGTACGGAGGCGTGCCCGTTCGCTGGACGACGTACAAGTGGCAGCCGGAACAGCTCACGGCCCTGCTCGAACGGGCCGGCCTCCGGCCGGTCGCCGAACTCCGCCTCCCCGCCGACGAACACACCGGCCCCGGCGTCGTCCTCATGGCGCAGCGCCCCACCTGA
- a CDS encoding DUF397 domain-containing protein: protein MRDPRSADLAPNLHWRKSSYSNQDGGDCVEVADGHPTHIPVRDSKSPATGTLLFPAPAWQAFLTTLR, encoded by the coding sequence ATGCGTGACCCCCGCAGCGCCGACCTCGCGCCGAACCTCCACTGGCGGAAGTCGAGCTACAGCAACCAGGACGGCGGCGACTGCGTCGAGGTCGCCGACGGCCACCCCACCCACATCCCCGTCCGCGACTCCAAGTCCCCCGCCACGGGAACCCTCCTCTTCCCCGCCCCCGCCTGGCAGGCGTTCCTCACCACCCTCCGCTGA
- a CDS encoding helix-turn-helix transcriptional regulator produces MPEHTTAKASARQVLASELARLREEAGHSLGDLADLTTFDRSYLHKLETGAKLGSTQVMAALDGVYGTDRHLQLLWELAKDDAFRDRYKRFMEREREATVRYSYSPATIPGLLQTESYARELLTSARPTDEQDVEEQVAARLGRQHLLHEGPSPLPFRALIDESVLRRPTSDPTTWREQLEALLTATERAHITLQVVPLSVGLHCLVGTSLTLLWLPDGTTVAYIESGYAGELTEDVTEVERLRLAYDHLRDHALSPTQSVAFVRDLVKDVPDA; encoded by the coding sequence ATGCCCGAACACACGACCGCCAAGGCTTCGGCCCGCCAAGTGCTCGCCTCCGAACTCGCGCGCCTGCGCGAGGAGGCCGGGCACTCGCTGGGCGACCTCGCGGACCTGACGACGTTCGACCGCTCGTACCTGCACAAGCTGGAGACCGGCGCGAAGCTCGGCTCCACGCAGGTGATGGCGGCCCTGGACGGTGTCTACGGCACCGACCGCCACCTCCAACTCCTCTGGGAACTGGCCAAGGACGACGCCTTCCGCGACCGCTACAAGCGCTTCATGGAACGCGAACGCGAGGCCACCGTCCGGTACTCCTACTCCCCCGCGACGATCCCCGGCCTTCTCCAGACCGAGTCCTACGCCCGCGAACTCCTCACCTCCGCCCGCCCGACGGACGAACAGGACGTCGAGGAGCAGGTCGCCGCCCGGCTCGGCCGCCAACACCTGCTCCACGAGGGCCCGTCACCCCTGCCGTTCCGGGCCCTCATCGACGAGTCCGTTCTCCGCCGCCCCACCAGCGACCCGACCACCTGGCGGGAACAGCTCGAAGCACTTCTCACCGCCACCGAGCGCGCCCACATCACCCTCCAGGTCGTCCCGCTCTCAGTGGGCCTGCACTGCCTCGTCGGCACGTCCCTCACCCTGCTCTGGCTGCCCGACGGCACCACGGTCGCCTACATCGAGAGCGGCTACGCCGGCGAACTGACCGAGGACGTGACCGAAGTCGAACGACTCCGGCTCGCCTACGATCACTTGAGAGACCACGCACTGTCGCCCACGCAGTCCGTGGCGTTCGTCCGCGACCTCGTGAAGGATGTCCCCGATGCGTGA
- a CDS encoding inositol monophosphatase family protein produces MPDELLRSGSVLREVESVLREVADEEIMARFRLLAGGDVARKSGPLDLVTVADRRAEERLTESLTGLLPGSVVVGEEAVDADRSVLDLLHGEGPVWIVDPLDGTRAFVHGEEGFCVLVALVQGGEVVASWTYLPARDRMAVARRGAGARLDGRELRAGAPAPGAVLGVATSYYVYSDEAQKEALLRLRSPGFETRPITSAGCAYLDVASGVADAVAFAWENPWDHAAGLLLVREAGGAGATLAGEPFRLTGGNALPLAAARDAASLGRVLGVLRGDR; encoded by the coding sequence ATGCCTGATGAACTCCTGCGTTCCGGAAGCGTCCTGCGCGAGGTCGAGTCGGTGCTGCGCGAGGTCGCGGACGAGGAGATCATGGCGCGTTTCCGGCTGCTGGCCGGGGGCGACGTCGCAAGGAAGTCCGGGCCGCTGGACCTCGTCACCGTCGCCGACCGGCGGGCCGAGGAGCGCTTGACGGAGTCCCTGACGGGGTTGCTGCCCGGGTCCGTGGTGGTGGGCGAGGAGGCGGTGGACGCCGACCGCTCGGTGCTCGACCTGCTGCACGGGGAGGGTCCCGTGTGGATCGTGGACCCGCTCGACGGCACGCGCGCGTTCGTGCACGGGGAGGAGGGCTTCTGCGTGCTCGTCGCCCTGGTGCAGGGCGGCGAGGTCGTCGCGTCCTGGACGTACCTGCCCGCGCGGGACCGGATGGCCGTCGCCCGCCGGGGCGCGGGCGCCCGGCTGGACGGGCGCGAGCTGCGGGCGGGGGCGCCCGCGCCGGGTGCCGTGCTCGGCGTGGCGACCTCCTACTACGTCTACTCCGACGAGGCGCAGAAGGAGGCCCTGCTGCGGCTGCGGTCGCCCGGGTTCGAGACGCGCCCCATCACTTCGGCGGGGTGCGCCTACCTGGACGTGGCCTCCGGCGTGGCGGACGCCGTGGCGTTCGCCTGGGAGAACCCCTGGGACCACGCGGCCGGTCTGCTGCTCGTCCGGGAGGCCGGAGGCGCGGGCGCGACCCTGGCGGGGGAGCCGTTCCGGCTCACCGGCGGCAACGCCCTGCCCCTCGCGGCGGCGCGCGACGCGGCGTCGCTGGGGCGGGTGCTGGGCGTGCTGCGTGGCGACCGTTGA
- a CDS encoding S41 family peptidase, with the protein MGEVTENGAYLRFPDLHGDLACFITEDDLWVTPLADEGAEPGRAWRLTVDRTRVDHPRFSPDGRHIAFTTWRSLDPEIHLAPVAGGRTTRLTYWGSPDTRVCGWTPPDGEGCSDVLAVSSHEQPFSHFTWAYQVRTGGGPGARLPWGPVAHIAAGRTDRPHTLLLAGTPPHEPAAWKRYRGGATGRLWLDGQRLLPDLDGHLDCPMFVQGRIAFLSDHEGVGNLYSCLPDGTGLSRHTDHADFYARHAATDGRRVVYQCAGELWLAEDLSPGGRPRRLPVRLGGPRPGRRPYQVPAAAHLDALAADHTGRASAVGVRGSLYWLTHRDGPARTLADTPGVRVRLPVMLGDTGRVAYVTDADGEDALEIADLPRATRPRTPWRLAGGRLGRVRELTAAPDGCTVAVASHDGRLLLVDVRAPEDAERPPEWAPEAREAGDVAEAGRTADEAERGATAGEGESGADPEPGGEPEAGNAPDTGSAAEPEPPAWDPVTELVASVNGPVHDLSFSPDSSWIAWAHPGIGRSLSQIRIGRLGGTRTVVDVTDGRFEDEQPVFTRDGRYLAFLSWRGFDPVYDVHTGDLSFPLGCRPYLVPLSSATLSPFALTPEGRPAAGGLDPQSVSGEYGTVLVEAEGLPDRVTPFPVAASKYSALRPVHGGGVVWLRYPISGALGETFVNPADTSGRPTLEHFDLVKAKRTELTGLVDAFTVSGDGSRLVVNDEGDLRVVPATEPADLDSMVHVDLRRIQHEVDPAAEWRQAYAEAGRIIRAYFWDPDICGIDWDAVLDQYRPLVERVASPAEFADLLRELLGELGTSHAYVAAARRDEGPPHYQRPIGLLGADFTRTEAGEWQISRILPGNSSDSKARSPLAGLGIREGATVTHVDGRPVDPTAGPWALLTAAGGTTVELTFSRTDPERPPRRIAVQPLINDRQLRYQDWVTRRREVVRELSGGACGYLHIPDMGGSGWAQFNRDWRMEVARPALIVDVRGNAGGHISELVVEKLTRVILGWDLTRNAQPVSYAGNAPRGPVVALADGATSSDGDMIIAAFRLLGLGPVVGTRTWGGVVGMTGRHRLGDGTVITVPMNAAWFDAYGWSVENHGVEPDIEVERTPLDWAEGHYTVLAAAVRTALDRLEQHPAATPPDLAHVPDRRRPKLPPR; encoded by the coding sequence ATGGGCGAGGTGACGGAGAACGGCGCGTATCTGAGGTTTCCCGACCTTCACGGTGATCTGGCCTGTTTCATCACCGAGGACGACCTGTGGGTCACGCCCCTGGCCGACGAGGGCGCCGAACCCGGACGGGCCTGGCGGCTCACCGTCGACCGCACCCGTGTCGACCACCCCCGCTTCTCCCCGGACGGCCGCCACATCGCGTTCACCACCTGGCGCAGCCTGGACCCCGAGATCCACCTCGCGCCCGTGGCGGGCGGCCGGACCACCCGCCTCACCTACTGGGGCTCCCCCGACACCCGGGTTTGCGGTTGGACGCCGCCGGACGGCGAGGGGTGCAGCGACGTCCTGGCCGTCTCCTCGCACGAGCAGCCGTTCTCCCACTTCACCTGGGCGTACCAGGTCCGCACCGGCGGCGGCCCGGGCGCCCGCCTGCCCTGGGGCCCCGTCGCCCACATCGCCGCCGGACGCACGGACCGCCCGCACACGCTGCTGCTCGCAGGCACGCCCCCGCACGAACCGGCCGCCTGGAAGCGCTACCGCGGCGGCGCCACCGGCCGCCTGTGGCTCGACGGGCAGCGCCTGCTCCCCGACCTCGACGGCCACCTGGACTGCCCGATGTTCGTGCAGGGCCGCATCGCGTTCCTCTCCGACCACGAGGGCGTCGGCAACCTCTACTCCTGTCTGCCCGACGGCACCGGCCTGAGCCGCCACACCGACCACGCCGACTTCTACGCCCGCCACGCCGCCACCGACGGGCGGCGCGTCGTCTACCAGTGCGCCGGCGAACTGTGGCTCGCCGAGGACCTGTCGCCCGGCGGCCGCCCGCGCAGGCTGCCCGTTCGGCTGGGCGGCCCGCGCCCCGGGCGGCGCCCGTATCAGGTGCCCGCCGCCGCCCACCTGGACGCGCTCGCCGCCGACCACACCGGCCGCGCCAGCGCCGTCGGCGTGCGGGGCAGCCTGTACTGGCTGACCCACCGGGACGGCCCGGCCCGCACCCTGGCCGACACCCCCGGCGTACGGGTGCGGCTGCCGGTGATGCTCGGCGACACCGGCCGCGTCGCGTACGTGACGGACGCCGACGGCGAGGACGCCCTGGAGATCGCCGACCTGCCGCGTGCCACCCGCCCCCGTACCCCGTGGCGGCTGGCGGGCGGACGCCTGGGCCGCGTCCGCGAACTGACCGCCGCACCGGACGGCTGCACGGTCGCCGTGGCCTCGCACGACGGACGGCTGCTGCTCGTCGACGTCCGCGCCCCGGAGGACGCCGAGCGTCCCCCGGAGTGGGCCCCGGAGGCGCGCGAGGCGGGCGACGTGGCGGAAGCGGGCCGGACGGCGGACGAGGCGGAACGCGGGGCGACCGCGGGCGAGGGGGAGTCCGGGGCCGACCCGGAGCCGGGGGGCGAGCCGGAGGCCGGGAACGCGCCGGACACCGGAAGCGCGGCGGAGCCGGAGCCCCCGGCCTGGGACCCCGTCACCGAGCTGGTCGCCTCCGTCAACGGCCCCGTCCACGACCTGTCCTTCTCCCCCGACTCCTCCTGGATCGCCTGGGCCCACCCCGGCATCGGACGCTCTCTCAGCCAGATCAGGATCGGACGCCTGGGCGGCACCCGCACCGTCGTCGACGTCACCGACGGCCGGTTCGAGGACGAGCAGCCCGTCTTCACCCGCGACGGCCGCTACCTCGCCTTTCTCTCCTGGCGCGGCTTCGACCCGGTCTACGACGTGCACACCGGCGACCTCTCGTTCCCCCTCGGCTGCCGCCCCTACCTGGTGCCGCTGTCCTCCGCGACGCTGTCGCCGTTCGCGCTGACGCCCGAGGGCCGGCCGGCCGCCGGCGGGCTGGACCCGCAGAGCGTGTCCGGCGAGTACGGCACGGTGCTGGTCGAGGCGGAGGGCCTGCCCGACCGGGTGACGCCGTTCCCGGTCGCCGCCTCCAAATACTCCGCGCTGCGGCCCGTGCACGGCGGCGGCGTGGTCTGGCTGCGCTACCCGATCTCCGGCGCCCTGGGCGAAACCTTCGTCAACCCGGCCGACACCTCCGGCCGGCCCACCCTCGAACACTTCGACCTGGTCAAGGCGAAACGCACCGAACTCACCGGCCTGGTCGACGCGTTCACCGTCAGCGGCGACGGCTCCCGGCTGGTCGTCAACGACGAGGGCGACCTGCGGGTGGTCCCGGCCACCGAACCGGCCGACCTGGACTCCATGGTCCACGTGGACCTGCGCCGCATCCAGCACGAGGTCGACCCGGCGGCGGAGTGGCGGCAGGCGTACGCGGAGGCCGGCCGCATCATCCGCGCCTACTTCTGGGACCCGGACATCTGCGGCATCGACTGGGACGCCGTGCTGGACCAGTACCGTCCGCTGGTCGAACGCGTCGCCTCACCCGCCGAGTTCGCCGACCTGCTGCGCGAACTCCTCGGCGAGCTGGGCACCTCGCACGCGTACGTGGCCGCGGCCCGGCGCGACGAGGGGCCGCCCCACTACCAGCGGCCCATCGGACTCCTCGGCGCGGACTTCACGCGCACCGAGGCCGGGGAGTGGCAGATCTCCCGCATCCTGCCCGGCAACTCCTCCGACTCCAAGGCCCGTTCGCCGCTGGCCGGTCTCGGCATCCGCGAGGGCGCCACCGTCACGCACGTGGACGGCCGCCCCGTCGACCCGACCGCCGGGCCGTGGGCGCTGCTGACCGCCGCCGGGGGCACCACCGTCGAGCTGACGTTCTCCCGCACCGACCCCGAACGCCCGCCCCGCCGCATCGCCGTCCAGCCGCTGATCAACGACCGCCAACTCCGTTACCAGGACTGGGTGACGCGGCGGCGCGAGGTGGTCCGCGAACTGTCCGGCGGCGCGTGCGGCTACCTGCACATCCCCGACATGGGCGGTTCCGGCTGGGCGCAGTTCAACCGCGACTGGCGGATGGAGGTCGCCCGCCCCGCCCTCATCGTCGACGTGCGCGGCAACGCGGGCGGCCACATCAGCGAACTCGTCGTGGAGAAGCTGACCCGCGTCATCCTCGGCTGGGACCTCACCCGCAACGCCCAGCCCGTCAGCTACGCGGGCAATGCGCCGCGCGGTCCCGTCGTCGCCCTCGCCGACGGTGCCACGTCCTCCGACGGCGACATGATCATCGCTGCGTTCCGGCTGCTCGGCCTCGGCCCGGTCGTCGGCACCCGCACGTGGGGTGGCGTCGTCGGCATGACCGGGCGCCACCGCCTGGGCGACGGCACGGTCATCACGGTGCCGATGAACGCCGCCTGGTTCGACGCCTACGGCTGGTCGGTCGAGAACCACGGCGTCGAGCCCGACATCGAGGTCGAACGCACGCCCCTGGACTGGGCGGAGGGCCACTACACGGTGCTGGCCGCCGCCGTACGCACCGCGCTGGACCGCCTGGAACAGCACCCCGCCGCCACCCCTCCGGACCTCGCGCACGTCCCCGACCGCCGCCGCCCCAAGCTCCCGCCGCGCTGA
- a CDS encoding MMPL family transporter, with amino-acid sequence MATFLYKLGRLAFRRRRIVALLWVALLVAAGVGASTASSPPDDDFALPGTEAQKAFDLLGEQFPEANADGATARLVFRAEDGAKITATDNRRVVAEVLQDAKSEQTVAVSDPFAKRSGAVSRDGETAYAVVSFEVPAMELTDASREDLEAAAQTGRDAGLTVETSGDALFAEPDMGNGEIIGIAVAAIVLILTFGSLVAAGLPLLTALIGVGIGISSIAALGATLGLSATTSTLAMMIGLAVGIDYALFIASRYRAELTEGREREEAAGRAVGTAGSAVVFAGLTVVIALAGLSIVNIPILTKMGLAAAATVVIAVLVAITLVPAALGMVGKRIFGRKVRKANPETGAPVAEHADARPSAGVRWARFVLRRPIMVLVASVIGLGALAIPVSGMQLGLPDEGDQPAETTQRKAYDMLSDAFGPGFNGPLLLVVDARDAEDPQAAAGRVVTSVRGVDGVVNVSPPVFNADKDTATITAIPETGPSDPETEDVVRDIRDRAEGLETKTGATVLVSGATAVAIDFSQVMNDALVPYLSLVVGLAFVLLMIVFRSVLVPLKAALGFLLSVLAALGTVVAVFQWGWGAELIGVESTGPIMSMMPIFMVGVIFGLAMDYEVFLVTRMREAYVHGESPERAVVSGFKLGARVVTAAAVIMISVFAGFIGAGDSMIKMMGFGLAVAILFDAFIVRMAVVPAVLALLGRRAWWVPRRLDRILPNVDVEGERLRRRLAEGGEAAGAVPQQRAAEPEDSRV; translated from the coding sequence GTGGCCACATTCCTGTACAAACTCGGCAGGCTCGCCTTCCGGCGCCGCCGTATCGTCGCCCTGCTCTGGGTGGCGCTGCTGGTGGCCGCCGGAGTGGGAGCCTCGACCGCGTCCTCCCCGCCCGACGACGACTTCGCGCTGCCCGGCACCGAGGCCCAGAAGGCCTTCGACCTGCTCGGGGAGCAGTTCCCCGAGGCCAACGCGGACGGCGCGACCGCCCGCCTGGTCTTCCGCGCCGAGGACGGCGCCAAGATCACCGCCACCGACAACCGCCGGGTCGTCGCCGAGGTCCTCCAGGACGCGAAGAGCGAGCAGACCGTCGCGGTCTCCGACCCCTTCGCGAAGCGGAGCGGCGCCGTCAGCCGGGACGGCGAGACCGCGTACGCCGTGGTCTCGTTCGAGGTCCCGGCGATGGAGCTGACCGACGCCTCCCGCGAGGACCTGGAAGCGGCGGCCCAGACCGGCCGGGACGCCGGGCTCACCGTGGAGACCAGCGGCGACGCCCTCTTCGCCGAGCCCGACATGGGCAACGGCGAGATCATCGGCATCGCCGTCGCCGCGATCGTGCTGATCCTCACCTTCGGCTCGCTGGTCGCGGCCGGACTGCCGCTGCTCACCGCACTGATCGGGGTCGGCATCGGCATCTCCTCGATCGCCGCGCTCGGCGCCACGCTCGGCCTCTCGGCCACCACCTCGACGCTCGCCATGATGATCGGCCTGGCGGTCGGCATCGACTACGCCCTGTTTATCGCCTCCCGCTACCGCGCGGAGCTGACGGAGGGCCGGGAGCGCGAGGAGGCGGCCGGACGCGCCGTCGGCACGGCGGGCTCGGCGGTGGTCTTCGCGGGCCTCACGGTCGTCATCGCGCTCGCCGGGCTGTCCATCGTCAACATCCCCATCCTCACCAAGATGGGCCTGGCCGCCGCCGCCACCGTGGTGATCGCGGTGCTGGTGGCCATCACGCTGGTCCCGGCCGCGCTCGGCATGGTCGGCAAGCGGATCTTCGGCCGCAAGGTGCGCAAGGCCAACCCGGAGACCGGTGCCCCGGTCGCGGAGCACGCCGACGCGCGGCCCAGTGCGGGCGTCCGCTGGGCGCGGTTCGTGCTGCGCCGGCCGATCATGGTGCTGGTGGCGTCCGTCATCGGACTGGGCGCGCTGGCGATCCCGGTCTCCGGCATGCAGCTCGGCCTTCCGGACGAGGGCGACCAGCCCGCCGAGACCACGCAGCGCAAGGCGTACGACATGCTGTCGGATGCGTTCGGGCCGGGCTTCAACGGGCCGCTGCTGCTGGTCGTGGACGCCCGGGACGCCGAGGACCCGCAGGCCGCGGCCGGGCGGGTCGTCACGTCCGTGCGGGGCGTGGACGGCGTGGTGAACGTGTCGCCGCCGGTCTTCAATGCCGACAAGGACACCGCGACCATCACCGCGATCCCCGAGACCGGGCCGAGCGACCCGGAGACCGAGGACGTCGTGCGCGACATCCGCGACCGGGCGGAGGGCCTTGAGACGAAGACCGGCGCCACCGTCCTGGTGAGCGGTGCGACGGCGGTCGCCATCGACTTCTCGCAGGTCATGAACGACGCGCTGGTGCCCTACCTCTCGCTGGTCGTCGGGCTCGCGTTCGTGCTGCTGATGATCGTCTTCCGCTCGGTGCTGGTGCCGTTGAAGGCGGCGCTCGGCTTCCTGCTGTCCGTGCTGGCGGCACTCGGAACCGTGGTGGCCGTCTTCCAGTGGGGCTGGGGCGCGGAGCTGATCGGCGTCGAGTCGACCGGGCCGATCATGAGCATGATGCCGATCTTCATGGTCGGTGTGATCTTCGGGCTGGCGATGGACTACGAGGTGTTCCTCGTGACCCGCATGCGCGAGGCGTACGTGCACGGGGAGTCGCCCGAACGGGCCGTGGTCTCCGGCTTCAAGCTCGGCGCCCGCGTCGTCACGGCCGCCGCGGTCATCATGATCAGCGTCTTCGCCGGGTTCATCGGTGCCGGCGACTCGATGATCAAGATGATGGGCTTCGGTCTCGCGGTGGCCATCCTCTTCGACGCCTTCATCGTCCGGATGGCCGTGGTGCCGGCGGTGCTCGCGCTGCTCGGGCGGCGCGCCTGGTGGGTGCCGCGCCGGCTGGACCGGATCCTGCCGAACGTCGACGTGGAGGGCGAACGCCTGCGCCGGCGGCTGGCCGAAGGCGGCGAAGCCGCCGGGGCGGTGCCGCAGCAGCGCGCCGCGGAGCCCGAGGACTCGCGGGTCTGA
- a CDS encoding PP2C family protein-serine/threonine phosphatase: MTDVTEAVRAAGAEWFPATAEMSMGGDLHAVRSSPYGLRLLIGDVRGQGAAAGAGARAVLDAFGSVAAEAPTLETVVDALEAAVRGHASTRTDEEGAEDFVTAVVAEIGPDGRALRLVNRGHPAPLLLRPDAVHVLAPAESGPPLGLRDLSPAGAWSLTVPFPPDATLLLLTDGTTEARDADGAFYDPVSRLRGHVGGDPEAVVRTLRREVRAHVARRLDGRPADDMALLALRATHPEPAPAPAPAPR; the protein is encoded by the coding sequence GTGACCGACGTGACCGAAGCCGTACGGGCGGCCGGGGCCGAGTGGTTCCCCGCGACCGCCGAGATGAGCATGGGCGGAGACCTGCACGCCGTGCGCAGCTCCCCGTACGGGCTGCGGCTGCTCATCGGCGACGTCCGCGGCCAGGGTGCCGCGGCGGGCGCGGGAGCGCGTGCCGTGCTGGACGCTTTCGGATCGGTCGCCGCCGAAGCGCCGACGCTGGAAACGGTGGTCGACGCGCTGGAGGCCGCGGTGCGCGGGCACGCGTCCACGCGTACGGACGAGGAGGGCGCGGAGGACTTCGTCACCGCCGTCGTCGCGGAGATCGGCCCCGACGGCCGCGCGCTGCGGCTGGTCAACCGCGGGCACCCGGCGCCGCTGCTGCTGCGCCCCGACGCGGTCCATGTCCTCGCCCCGGCCGAGTCCGGCCCGCCGCTCGGGCTGCGCGACCTGTCCCCGGCCGGCGCATGGTCCCTCACGGTGCCCTTCCCACCGGACGCGACACTGCTGCTGCTCACCGACGGCACCACCGAGGCCCGCGACGCGGACGGCGCGTTCTACGACCCCGTCTCCCGGCTGCGCGGTCACGTCGGCGGCGACCCCGAGGCGGTCGTGCGGACGCTGCGCCGCGAGGTCCGCGCCCATGTCGCCCGCCGCCTCGACGGCCGCCCCGCCGACGACATGGCCCTCCTCGCCCTCCGCGCCACGCACCCCGAGCCCGCCCCGGCCCCGGCCCCGGCCCCGAGGTAG